Proteins from a single region of Weeksella virosa DSM 16922:
- a CDS encoding aspartate aminotransferase family protein has product MKLFDVYPIMNVTPVKAKDCILWDENGEEYLDLYGGHAVISIGHSHPYYVEKLTEQINKIGFYSNSVRIPIQQELAEKLGRLSGYEDYTLFLVNSGAEANENAVKLASFHTGKDRVIAFRGAFHGRTSGTVALTDNPKIVAPYNAHHKVSFVDYDLNEIQKIIDGGDVAAVIYEPIQGVGGIILPTDEFVQGLRKLCTDNGVILIADEIQCGYARSGKFFAHQHSNIKADLITMAKGMGNGFPIGGVLISPDFEASYGLLGTTFGGNHLACAAAVAVLDIIEKEKLIENAKEIGEYIGLELNKFPKIKEVRGRGSMVGIEFDFPINELKNNLLTKHHIFVGYAGNNVIRLLPPLTITKAYVDKFINALQTEINIIING; this is encoded by the coding sequence ATGAAACTATTCGACGTATACCCCATCATGAATGTTACCCCTGTAAAAGCAAAAGATTGCATTCTTTGGGACGAAAACGGTGAAGAATACTTAGACTTATATGGCGGGCATGCTGTGATTTCTATCGGGCATTCTCATCCATATTACGTAGAAAAATTAACCGAGCAGATCAACAAAATAGGGTTTTATTCTAACTCTGTAAGAATTCCTATTCAGCAAGAATTAGCAGAGAAATTAGGGCGTCTTTCGGGTTACGAAGATTATACGTTATTCTTGGTAAACTCAGGTGCAGAAGCCAATGAAAATGCTGTGAAATTAGCCTCTTTCCATACAGGGAAAGATCGTGTAATTGCTTTTCGTGGGGCTTTTCATGGACGAACTTCTGGTACGGTTGCCCTAACCGATAATCCCAAAATTGTAGCTCCCTATAATGCACATCACAAGGTTTCTTTTGTAGATTATGACCTGAATGAAATACAAAAAATTATCGACGGAGGAGATGTAGCTGCAGTAATATACGAACCTATCCAAGGAGTTGGTGGAATTATTTTACCAACCGACGAGTTTGTGCAAGGTTTACGAAAACTATGTACCGATAATGGAGTAATTCTCATTGCCGATGAAATCCAATGTGGATATGCACGTTCTGGTAAATTTTTCGCTCATCAACATTCAAATATCAAAGCTGATCTCATTACAATGGCCAAAGGAATGGGAAATGGCTTCCCGATAGGAGGAGTTTTGATTTCGCCGGATTTCGAAGCTTCCTATGGTTTGTTAGGAACTACTTTTGGAGGTAATCATCTCGCTTGTGCAGCAGCTGTAGCAGTTTTAGATATTATCGAAAAAGAGAAACTAATAGAGAATGCCAAAGAAATAGGTGAATATATTGGTTTGGAGTTGAACAAATTCCCGAAGATTAAAGAAGTACGTGGCCGAGGATCTATGGTAGGAATCGAGTTCGATTTTCCGATCAACGAGCTCAAAAACAATTTATTGACCAAGCATCATATTTTCGTAGGGTATGCTGGTAACAATGTCATTCGATTATTGCCACCACTGACCATTACCAAAGCGTATGTCGATAAATTTATCAATGCATTACAAACAGAAATAAACATCATCATCAATGGATAA